A portion of the Geitlerinema sp. PCC 9228 genome contains these proteins:
- a CDS encoding DMT family transporter: protein MLSKLFPAKAIDFPFLAIAPFFFWGTAMVAMKGVMPHTEPFFLAGWRILPAGILVLLAAALAGRQQPVGWKAWLWIALFALVDGACFQGFLAWGLQNTGAGLGSVTIDSQPLMVAVLSRWLFGEIIGGWGWLGLSIGIVGISLIGLPTPWIESIARGNLDGIAWEALAEHGQWLMLLAAVSMALGTVLIRGVCRHADPVVATGWHMVLGGMPLFWLSWQTESQPWVDLTAGDWISLGYATVFGSAVAYGLFFFYASRRNLTSLSALTFLTPVFALLFARLFLAETLTLWQQIGVGSTLVSIYLINQRQAIASYFWRFWRWFRTTPPGNSVAPDAVEKEAEATSSTARVASNHLRDR from the coding sequence ATGCTGTCAAAACTTTTCCCTGCTAAAGCAATTGATTTTCCTTTCCTGGCCATTGCGCCTTTTTTCTTTTGGGGAACGGCCATGGTAGCTATGAAAGGAGTCATGCCCCATACAGAACCGTTTTTTTTGGCTGGGTGGCGAATTTTGCCGGCCGGGATTTTGGTGTTGCTCGCAGCAGCTTTAGCCGGACGCCAGCAACCGGTCGGATGGAAAGCCTGGTTGTGGATTGCTTTGTTTGCCTTGGTAGACGGTGCCTGTTTCCAAGGATTTTTGGCCTGGGGATTGCAAAACACAGGAGCCGGTTTGGGGTCGGTGACCATTGACTCCCAACCGTTGATGGTGGCGGTTTTGTCTCGCTGGCTATTTGGCGAAATCATTGGTGGGTGGGGATGGCTGGGATTGAGCATTGGCATCGTTGGCATTAGCCTGATTGGGTTGCCTACCCCTTGGATCGAAAGTATTGCCCGGGGAAATCTCGACGGCATCGCCTGGGAAGCTTTGGCGGAACACGGTCAGTGGCTGATGTTGCTGGCTGCGGTCTCCATGGCATTGGGAACGGTATTAATTCGCGGTGTCTGCCGCCATGCGGATCCGGTGGTGGCAACGGGTTGGCACATGGTGTTGGGAGGAATGCCCCTGTTTTGGCTGTCTTGGCAAACCGAATCCCAGCCTTGGGTGGACTTGACGGCAGGAGATTGGATATCGTTGGGATATGCTACGGTATTCGGTAGCGCCGTTGCCTACGGGTTGTTCTTTTTTTATGCTTCGCGGCGCAATTTAACCAGCCTCAGCGCCCTAACTTTTCTAACGCCAGTATTTGCCCTGTTGTTTGCTAGGCTATTTTTGGCGGAAACTTTAACCCTTTGGCAACAAATCGGCGTCGGGAGTACGCTGGTTAGCATCTACTTGATTAACCAACGCCAAGCGATCGCTAGCTATTTCTGGCGGTTCTGGCGCTGGTTCCGCACCACGCCCCCAGGGAATTCAGTTGCACCTGACGCTGTAGAAAAGGAGGCTGAGGCAACCTCCTCCACGGCTAGGGTAGCTTCTAACCACCTACGCGATCGCTAA
- a CDS encoding peptidoglycan-binding protein, protein MTNHPPVFSMRRYFPPVLVLLSLVGCEWSALSWKASTGAWLSSAEHPPVTIHLLVAPANAQESSPSGKIRNLEIESLPTLRVGDEAPEVAKLQTNLQKLGYYQGEISNTFTPATQQALVQFQQDSNLTSDGVAGPNTWKTLFVTAATESDTASDPETAANQTEASSSNEGQGEGEASEQEEASDSSSTDGENTQSNGGWRGRFSRIALLVFGGIFGIGAFAGLFAILLKLSGSEEDQLETPPASSGKSGKSDVDATPSDQSANPFPTQTPETSPSPAAAPTQTEAPPSQPAAAPAYEPESGSSSSETEVVSASSSLEAAPETSQTNGKSGGERHTASESPAETNPRESESSLSQPNQPSQLAKINIVEELIKELQAPDPVKRRKAIWELGQQGDSRAVYPLLNLMLESDSKQQGLILAALAEIGTRITSPLNQALVMALQADKPEVRKNAIRDLMRVYDSFAEVSHLLSHAHHDPDPQVQETAQWAIAKLHRLRAIAQGDIPKTSRRFPSDEISLPSPVQQVVNIMLFRGEVTLEEAAESTGYERDTVEKMLEPLVKQKVIARYEGEEGIFYRINQVPESPEFSKQG, encoded by the coding sequence ATGACGAACCACCCGCCTGTATTTTCTATGAGGCGTTACTTTCCTCCCGTTCTTGTCTTACTGTCTCTCGTTGGCTGCGAATGGTCCGCACTTTCTTGGAAGGCAAGTACTGGCGCGTGGCTTTCTTCAGCGGAGCACCCCCCAGTCACCATCCATTTGCTGGTAGCACCAGCCAACGCCCAGGAATCTTCTCCTTCCGGGAAAATCCGCAATTTAGAAATTGAATCGCTCCCTACCTTGCGCGTAGGCGACGAAGCACCGGAAGTGGCCAAACTCCAAACCAATTTACAAAAACTGGGGTACTACCAAGGGGAAATTAGCAATACGTTTACCCCAGCCACCCAACAGGCCCTGGTGCAATTTCAACAGGATTCCAACCTCACCAGCGATGGCGTGGCTGGTCCCAACACATGGAAAACCCTGTTCGTGACGGCTGCCACGGAGTCAGATACCGCCAGCGATCCGGAGACGGCGGCCAACCAAACCGAAGCAAGCAGTTCCAACGAGGGTCAAGGGGAAGGGGAGGCATCCGAACAGGAAGAGGCGTCGGATTCGTCCTCGACCGATGGTGAAAATACTCAATCTAATGGGGGCTGGCGCGGCCGGTTTTCGAGAATCGCCTTGCTAGTCTTCGGGGGGATTTTCGGCATTGGTGCTTTTGCTGGTTTGTTTGCCATTTTGTTGAAGCTATCGGGGAGTGAGGAAGACCAATTGGAAACCCCACCTGCCAGTTCTGGGAAATCTGGAAAATCCGATGTGGATGCCACACCTAGCGACCAAAGTGCCAATCCTTTCCCTACGCAGACCCCAGAAACGTCCCCCTCTCCGGCAGCAGCTCCTACACAAACCGAAGCCCCACCCTCCCAACCAGCAGCAGCCCCTGCCTACGAACCAGAATCGGGTAGTTCTTCGTCAGAAACGGAGGTAGTTTCGGCTTCTTCCTCTCTGGAAGCCGCCCCAGAAACCTCTCAAACCAATGGCAAGTCGGGGGGAGAACGCCATACAGCTTCGGAATCGCCAGCCGAGACCAACCCCCGTGAGTCGGAATCCAGCCTGTCGCAACCCAACCAACCATCCCAGCTGGCGAAAATCAATATTGTAGAAGAGCTGATTAAGGAACTGCAAGCCCCTGACCCGGTAAAACGACGCAAAGCCATTTGGGAATTGGGGCAGCAGGGAGATTCGCGAGCGGTATATCCTTTGTTGAATTTGATGTTGGAGTCCGATTCCAAACAGCAGGGGTTGATTTTGGCGGCGTTGGCAGAAATTGGTACTCGGATAACAAGCCCTTTGAATCAGGCATTGGTTATGGCGTTGCAAGCAGATAAGCCAGAAGTTCGTAAAAATGCGATTCGAGATCTGATGCGCGTTTACGATTCCTTTGCAGAAGTGAGCCACTTGCTGAGCCACGCCCACCACGACCCGGACCCGCAGGTGCAAGAAACGGCGCAATGGGCGATTGCCAAGCTTCACCGCCTACGCGCGATCGCACAAGGAGACATTCCCAAAACTTCCCGACGCTTCCCCAGCGACGAAATTTCCTTGCCTTCTCCGGTGCAACAGGTGGTGAATATCATGCTGTTTCGCGGGGAAGTGACCCTAGAAGAAGCGGCCGAATCCACGGGATACGAACGAGATACGGTGGAGAAAATGCTGGAACCTTTGGTCAAACAAAAGGTGATTGCCCGATATGAAGGGGAAGAAGGGATTTTTTACCGCATTAACCAGGTGCCTGAAAGTCCTGAATTTTCCAAGCAGGGATGA
- the sppA gene encoding signal peptide peptidase SppA has product MIWPFKPRFKKQIARIDINGAIAASTRKRVLEAFKEVEERRFPAVVVRIDSPGGTVADSQEIYQAMKRLQSQIKVIASFGNIAASGGVYVGMGAEHIMSNPGTITGSIGVILRGNNLERLLDKIGVSFKVVKSGPYKDILAFDRELTEPEQHILQEMIDTSYQQFVEVVAQARNLAVDAVRTFADGRVFTGQQALQFGVVDRLGTEEDARCWAAEMVGLDPEKAPFYTIKDKKNLVNRLTGNRQQVVLPASLHAAMEWLEFEMETEGLPLWLYRP; this is encoded by the coding sequence ATGATCTGGCCTTTTAAACCTCGATTTAAAAAACAAATTGCTCGCATTGATATTAACGGTGCGATCGCAGCTAGCACCCGCAAGCGCGTTTTAGAAGCGTTCAAAGAAGTAGAAGAACGTCGCTTTCCGGCGGTTGTAGTGCGCATTGACAGTCCTGGGGGAACCGTTGCCGACTCCCAAGAAATTTACCAAGCAATGAAACGCTTGCAATCCCAAATAAAAGTCATCGCCAGCTTCGGGAACATTGCTGCGTCTGGCGGAGTTTACGTGGGTATGGGGGCCGAGCATATTATGTCCAATCCCGGTACCATTACCGGCAGCATTGGCGTGATTTTGCGCGGCAACAACCTAGAACGCCTGCTCGATAAAATTGGCGTTTCCTTTAAAGTGGTGAAATCCGGTCCTTATAAAGATATTTTGGCATTCGACCGGGAACTCACCGAACCGGAGCAGCATATTTTGCAGGAAATGATCGACACCAGCTACCAGCAGTTTGTGGAGGTGGTAGCGCAAGCGCGGAACCTAGCTGTGGATGCGGTGCGCACCTTTGCTGACGGACGGGTATTTACCGGGCAGCAAGCGTTACAATTTGGCGTGGTGGACCGGTTGGGGACCGAAGAGGATGCTCGCTGTTGGGCGGCAGAAATGGTAGGATTGGACCCAGAGAAGGCTCCTTTTTATACCATCAAGGATAAGAAAAATTTGGTAAATCGCTTGACGGGAAACCGCCAACAAGTGGTTTTACCTGCCAGCCTGCATGCTGCTATGGAATGGTTGGAATTTGAAATGGAAACCGAAGGATTGCCTTTGTGGTTGTACCGTCCTTAA
- a CDS encoding M23 family metallopeptidase: MQEFSSSRSPFLRATLVAGSLFAVFASLSAGSAGAQTSLPAQSRYQPAANMANPWQWASFPVENFRGYSSGFGYRQSPMGGPSQEFHYGLDIAAPEGSYIRNWWQGEVVEIINDARCGVGLAIQSGDWEHIYCHMKGSVESHRGTLYLVDRSGGLQIRKGQVVAAGTRIGRVGMSGRTNGPHLHWGLKYGGQWVDPAVILRAMYDSQRQRSLPSSW; encoded by the coding sequence ATGCAGGAATTTTCCAGTTCGCGATCGCCATTTTTGCGAGCCACCTTGGTGGCAGGTAGCCTATTCGCCGTTTTTGCCAGCCTGAGCGCAGGTAGTGCCGGCGCTCAAACCAGTCTTCCCGCCCAATCGCGCTACCAACCCGCAGCCAATATGGCCAACCCTTGGCAATGGGCCTCGTTTCCGGTGGAAAACTTTCGCGGCTACAGTTCCGGATTTGGCTACCGCCAGTCGCCCATGGGCGGTCCTTCCCAGGAATTTCACTACGGCTTGGATATTGCCGCACCAGAAGGCAGCTACATTCGCAACTGGTGGCAGGGAGAAGTAGTGGAAATTATCAACGACGCTCGCTGCGGGGTGGGTTTGGCCATCCAATCCGGCGATTGGGAACATATTTACTGCCACATGAAAGGCAGCGTAGAAAGCCACCGGGGAACCCTCTATTTAGTGGACCGCAGCGGTGGCTTGCAAATCCGAAAAGGTCAGGTAGTAGCAGCGGGAACCCGCATCGGTCGCGTGGGCATGAGCGGACGTACCAACGGCCCCCACCTACACTGGGGCTTGAAATACGGAGGGCAATGGGTAGACCCGGCAGTAATTTTACGAGCTATGTACGACAGCCAGCGCCAACGGTCGTTGCCCTCCTCTTGGTAG
- the ftsH gene encoding ATP-dependent zinc metalloprotease FtsH — translation MTKKSWNLRGFLASLLLAPGMFLATPAFAQSEGESLSYGELLEKIRNEKVTQMELDPSRQVAQVQLEGNPDRTYEVQLFEQNPELMEAIRAHELQVNVNPSPNRDMTVAILSRLLLVVLLVGGLILIVRRSTQAGNQAFSFGKSRAKFHMEAKTGVSFEDVAGIEEAKAELQEVVTFLKQPERFTAVGAKIPKGVLLVGAPGTGKTLLAKAIAGEANVPFFSISGSEFVEMFVGVGASRVRDLFKKAKENSPCLVFVDEIDAVGRQRGAGIGGGNDEREQTLNQLLTEMDGFEPNAGVIVIAATNRPDVLDMALLRPGRFDRQIGVDLPTYKGRLGILQVHARNKKLAPEVSLETIARRTPGFSGADLANLMNEAAILGARRRKDAITMAEIEDAIDRIIVGLSGAPLLDSKKKRIIAYHEVGHALLMTLLENADPLNKVTIIPRSGGVGGFSQPLLNEEMVDSGLYTRAWLMDRITITLGGRAAEQVVFGDAEITNGAGNDLRVVSQVARAMITRYGMSDLGLASLESDDNQVFLGRDLVSRSEYSQKISKRIDNRVRSIAVTCYEKACRILRENRSLMDCLVDILVEVETMSGDEFRRIVSEYTKLPERQKVNSSS, via the coding sequence ATGACCAAAAAAAGCTGGAATTTGCGGGGATTTCTCGCCAGTTTGCTCTTAGCACCGGGCATGTTCTTAGCGACGCCAGCGTTTGCCCAATCGGAAGGCGAATCGTTGAGTTATGGGGAGTTGTTGGAGAAAATCCGCAACGAGAAAGTTACCCAAATGGAGCTGGATCCATCCCGTCAAGTGGCGCAGGTCCAGCTAGAAGGCAATCCCGACCGCACCTACGAAGTCCAGCTGTTCGAGCAAAACCCGGAACTCATGGAGGCAATTCGCGCCCACGAGCTGCAGGTAAATGTGAACCCTTCTCCCAATCGCGATATGACCGTGGCGATTTTATCGCGATTGCTGCTGGTGGTGTTGCTGGTGGGAGGGTTGATTCTCATCGTTCGCCGTTCCACCCAAGCGGGCAACCAAGCGTTTAGTTTTGGTAAATCCCGGGCTAAGTTTCACATGGAAGCCAAAACTGGGGTGAGCTTTGAAGATGTGGCCGGTATTGAGGAAGCCAAAGCCGAACTACAGGAGGTGGTTACGTTTCTCAAACAGCCGGAACGCTTCACGGCGGTAGGCGCTAAGATTCCCAAAGGCGTTTTGTTGGTGGGTGCCCCGGGAACGGGGAAAACATTACTTGCCAAAGCGATCGCAGGGGAGGCCAACGTACCATTCTTTAGCATTTCCGGGTCGGAATTTGTGGAAATGTTTGTGGGCGTCGGTGCTTCCCGAGTCCGCGATTTGTTTAAAAAAGCCAAAGAAAATTCCCCCTGTTTGGTGTTTGTGGATGAAATCGACGCTGTGGGCAGGCAGCGGGGCGCTGGCATTGGCGGTGGCAACGACGAGCGCGAGCAAACCCTCAATCAGTTGCTGACGGAAATGGATGGGTTTGAACCCAATGCGGGGGTAATTGTGATTGCTGCCACCAACCGCCCTGACGTTTTGGATATGGCCCTTTTGCGCCCGGGTCGCTTTGACCGGCAAATTGGCGTAGACTTGCCCACATACAAGGGTCGTTTGGGGATTTTACAGGTGCACGCTCGCAACAAAAAACTGGCACCAGAGGTCTCCTTGGAAACCATTGCCCGCCGCACTCCTGGCTTTTCCGGTGCTGACTTAGCCAACCTGATGAACGAGGCAGCGATTTTGGGAGCTAGGCGGCGCAAAGATGCCATTACCATGGCCGAGATCGAAGATGCCATCGATCGGATTATTGTGGGGTTGAGCGGTGCTCCCTTGCTGGATAGCAAGAAAAAACGTATTATTGCTTATCACGAAGTGGGTCACGCCTTGCTCATGACCCTGTTGGAGAACGCCGATCCCTTAAATAAGGTGACAATTATCCCCCGTTCTGGGGGCGTTGGCGGTTTCTCCCAGCCCCTCCTTAACGAGGAAATGGTGGATAGCGGTTTGTATACCCGCGCATGGCTAATGGACCGCATTACTATTACTCTGGGAGGTCGTGCTGCCGAACAGGTAGTTTTCGGCGATGCAGAAATTACCAACGGTGCCGGCAACGATTTGCGAGTGGTGAGTCAAGTAGCTCGGGCAATGATTACTCGCTACGGCATGTCAGATTTAGGACTAGCCTCTTTAGAAAGCGATGACAATCAAGTCTTTTTGGGTCGCGATCTAGTTTCTCGTTCAGAGTATTCTCAGAAAATTTCTAAGAGAATAGACAACAGAGTACGCTCCATAGCCGTGACTTGCTACGAAAAAGCGTGTAGAATCCTTCGAGAGAATCGCTCACTTATGGATTGCTTGGTGGATATCCTAGTTGAGGTAGAAACCATGAGTGGCGACGAATTCCGCCGGATTGTTTCCGAATACACTAAGCTGCCGGAACGGCAAAAAGTCAACAGCAGTAGCTAA
- the aroH gene encoding chorismate mutase: protein MEWTVQAIRGATTVSENTVEAIREAVMELLDELQAQNQLHPDNIISALFSVTPDLDAVYPAAIARERPHWNRVPLLDVQQMYVKGGLPRCIRFLIHVRLPEANSEIHHPYLREAQGLRPDLTSQQDPISAAIAQHSHSHQL from the coding sequence GTGGAGTGGACAGTTCAGGCAATTCGTGGCGCAACAACGGTCTCGGAAAATACAGTGGAAGCCATACGGGAAGCAGTGATGGAACTGCTTGACGAACTGCAGGCGCAAAATCAACTGCATCCGGATAATATTATTAGCGCTTTGTTTTCGGTAACGCCAGATTTAGACGCTGTTTATCCAGCCGCGATCGCGCGGGAACGTCCCCATTGGAATCGGGTACCACTTTTAGACGTACAGCAAATGTATGTCAAAGGGGGCCTGCCGCGCTGCATTCGCTTTCTCATCCACGTTCGCCTGCCAGAGGCGAACTCGGAAATTCACCATCCCTACTTGCGCGAAGCTCAAGGGTTGCGACCGGACCTCACTTCCCAGCAAGACCCGATTTCCGCTGCGATCGCGCAGCATTCCCACTCCCACCAATTATAA
- a CDS encoding peptide ligase PGM1-related protein, which translates to MLADTPATNAQIDAFQRLQQWLRDRWQKIEPFGTTPGKRTEHCNYDILVVPSISLDRQELLKINGVHHYEERLLYSLMRLRHPQTRLIYVTSQPIPPMIIDYYLQLLPGIPFSHARERLLLFSTYDASSKSLTEKILERPRLMQRIQNALRPQRSFTICFNATDAERTLSVRLGVPLLATDPSLLYWGTKSGSREIFQQTQIPYPDGSFLLKSPEELAIAASKLLQRQPHLQRLVVKLNEGFSGEGNAILNVNSIHQLPPSQWVAALQAQFPHMKFQASGETWETYKQRIHDLGAIVEAYIEGQEKRSPSVQGQIHPSGYVEILSTHDQILGGPDGQIYLGCQFPADAGYRLHLQEYGLQVGKNLAAKGALDRFGVDFVAVPTETGWDLQAVEINLRKGGTTHPFMTMRFLTNGQYYYPKGLFYSQHGKEKYYLASDNLQQDHYRGLLPSDLMDIIASHQLHFDSATETGTVFHLIGSLSEFGKIGLTSIGNSPEQAQDIYNQVIEVLETETNSSEKNAWL; encoded by the coding sequence ATGCTAGCGGATACGCCAGCTACCAATGCTCAAATCGATGCTTTTCAAAGACTACAGCAGTGGCTGCGCGATCGCTGGCAAAAAATCGAACCCTTCGGCACGACGCCAGGCAAGCGGACGGAACATTGCAACTACGACATTCTGGTGGTTCCCTCCATTAGTTTGGACCGCCAGGAACTGCTCAAAATCAACGGCGTTCACCACTACGAGGAACGGTTGTTGTATTCGTTGATGCGGTTGCGCCACCCACAAACGCGCCTCATCTACGTCACCTCGCAACCCATTCCTCCCATGATTATCGACTACTACTTACAGTTGTTGCCAGGAATTCCCTTTTCTCATGCCAGGGAACGCCTGTTGCTGTTTTCCACCTACGACGCTTCTTCCAAATCCCTCACCGAGAAAATCCTGGAACGTCCCCGCCTCATGCAGCGCATTCAAAATGCCCTGCGCCCGCAGCGATCGTTTACCATTTGTTTTAATGCCACCGATGCGGAACGAACCCTATCGGTACGTTTGGGGGTTCCCCTGCTGGCTACCGACCCCAGCTTGCTCTATTGGGGAACCAAAAGCGGCAGCCGGGAAATTTTCCAGCAAACCCAGATTCCCTATCCCGATGGTAGCTTTTTGCTGAAAAGTCCGGAAGAACTCGCGATCGCGGCCAGCAAACTCCTACAGCGCCAACCCCACCTCCAGCGGCTGGTGGTCAAACTCAACGAAGGATTTTCCGGAGAAGGCAATGCCATTTTAAATGTCAATTCCATCCACCAGTTGCCCCCTTCCCAATGGGTAGCGGCGTTGCAGGCGCAGTTCCCCCACATGAAATTCCAAGCCAGCGGCGAAACCTGGGAAACCTACAAGCAGCGCATCCACGATTTGGGTGCCATTGTAGAAGCCTACATCGAAGGCCAAGAAAAGCGATCGCCCAGCGTCCAAGGACAAATTCACCCCTCCGGCTACGTAGAAATTCTCTCCACCCACGACCAAATTCTCGGCGGACCCGACGGTCAGATTTATCTGGGATGCCAGTTCCCCGCCGATGCTGGCTATCGCTTGCACTTGCAAGAATACGGCTTGCAAGTGGGCAAAAATTTAGCCGCCAAAGGCGCTTTGGACCGATTTGGGGTAGACTTTGTTGCCGTTCCCACAGAAACTGGCTGGGATTTGCAAGCGGTGGAAATCAATTTGCGCAAAGGCGGCACCACCCATCCTTTCATGACCATGAGATTCCTCACCAACGGACAGTATTACTATCCCAAAGGCTTGTTTTACAGCCAACACGGCAAGGAAAAATACTACCTAGCCTCCGACAACCTACAACAAGACCACTACAGAGGCTTGCTTCCCAGCGACCTCATGGATATTATCGCTTCCCACCAACTCCATTTCGACAGCGCCACAGAAACGGGAACCGTCTTTCACCTGATTGGTTCCCTCAGCGAGTTTGGCAAAATTGGCTTGACCAGTATCGGCAACTCCCCAGAACAAGCCCAGGATATTTACAATCAAGTCATCGAAGTGCTGGAAACGGAAACCAACAGCAGCGAAAAGAACGCCTGGTTATAA